One Natronomonas moolapensis 8.8.11 genomic region harbors:
- the acs gene encoding acetate--CoA ligase: protein MEPGESVELEAWLEEQESFEPPASFVEQANVSDPGIYEAFEENWPDCWERAADLLEWDRPWEDVLDTSSAPRYRWFTGGRLNAAYNCIDRHVEAGRKNRAALRWVGKRGETETYTYGDVKRETEAFAAALRDLGVEEDDIVTLYLPMIPELPIAMLACARIGAPHSVVFAGFSADALATRMESADSEYLVTCDGYYRRGDPLNHKGKADRAVRRIDRDVETVVVDRLGASLPHSLGEAQHDYDDIVDRNRGRTVDPVARDAEDDLFVMYTSGTTGKPKAVRHTTGGYLSHVAWTSHAVLDVKPEDTYWCSADIGWITGHSYIVYGPLALGTTTVIYEETPDYPEKTRIWELIERYDVNVFYTAPTAIRAFMKWGSDYPDRHDLSSLRLLGTVGEAINPKAWKWYYKHVGGESCPIVDTWWQAETGGMMITTLPGVGTMKPGSAGPPLPGIDAQVVDEAGEEVAPGEAGFLTVERPWPGMLRGLAGDEDGRFVSEYWEAYSDPDSDEWTYVPGDGAKIDEDGYITILGRVDDVIPIGDATIGTMEIESAVVGVGGVAEAAVTSAGGDLIVYVSTEQGHTGDAALRNTVVAAIEREIGDVALPDHVVFTPELPKTRSGKIMRRLLEDIATGEELGDISALRNPEIVGELRARLSGDSQSYLESEH, encoded by the coding sequence ATGGAACCCGGGGAATCGGTCGAACTCGAGGCGTGGCTCGAAGAGCAAGAGTCGTTCGAGCCGCCCGCGTCGTTCGTCGAGCAAGCGAACGTGTCGGACCCCGGGATCTACGAGGCGTTCGAGGAGAACTGGCCGGACTGCTGGGAGCGAGCCGCCGACCTGCTCGAGTGGGATCGGCCCTGGGAGGACGTCCTCGACACGTCGTCAGCGCCCCGGTATCGGTGGTTCACCGGCGGCCGGCTCAACGCGGCGTACAACTGCATCGACAGGCACGTCGAGGCGGGCCGCAAGAACCGCGCGGCGCTCCGGTGGGTCGGCAAGCGCGGCGAGACGGAGACCTACACTTACGGTGATGTCAAACGCGAGACCGAGGCGTTCGCGGCGGCGCTCCGTGATCTCGGCGTCGAGGAGGACGACATCGTCACGCTGTATCTGCCGATGATCCCGGAGTTGCCGATCGCGATGCTGGCGTGTGCCCGGATCGGCGCGCCCCACTCCGTGGTCTTCGCCGGCTTCTCCGCCGACGCGCTCGCGACCCGGATGGAATCGGCCGACTCGGAGTATCTGGTCACCTGCGACGGCTACTACCGCCGCGGCGATCCCCTCAACCACAAGGGGAAAGCCGACCGGGCGGTCAGACGCATCGATCGGGACGTCGAGACGGTCGTCGTCGACCGCCTCGGCGCCAGCCTACCGCACTCGCTGGGCGAGGCCCAACACGACTACGACGACATCGTCGACCGGAACCGCGGACGGACCGTCGATCCGGTCGCCCGCGACGCCGAAGACGACCTCTTCGTGATGTACACCTCGGGGACGACGGGGAAACCGAAGGCGGTCAGACACACGACCGGTGGGTACCTCTCGCACGTCGCCTGGACCTCCCATGCGGTGTTGGACGTCAAGCCGGAGGACACCTACTGGTGTTCGGCCGACATCGGGTGGATCACAGGGCATTCCTACATCGTTTACGGGCCGCTGGCGCTCGGAACGACCACGGTGATCTATGAGGAAACACCCGACTACCCGGAGAAGACCCGCATCTGGGAGCTCATCGAGCGCTACGATGTAAACGTCTTCTATACGGCGCCGACGGCGATCCGGGCGTTCATGAAGTGGGGTTCGGACTACCCGGATCGACACGACCTCTCGTCGCTTCGGTTACTCGGGACCGTCGGCGAGGCGATCAACCCGAAGGCCTGGAAGTGGTACTACAAACACGTCGGCGGGGAGTCCTGCCCGATCGTCGATACGTGGTGGCAGGCCGAGACCGGCGGGATGATGATCACCACCCTCCCCGGTGTCGGAACGATGAAGCCCGGATCGGCCGGGCCGCCGCTGCCCGGGATCGACGCCCAGGTCGTCGACGAGGCGGGCGAGGAAGTCGCCCCCGGCGAGGCCGGCTTTCTGACCGTCGAGAGGCCCTGGCCCGGCATGCTTCGCGGGCTCGCCGGCGACGAGGACGGGCGGTTCGTCTCGGAGTACTGGGAGGCGTACTCCGACCCCGATTCGGACGAGTGGACCTACGTGCCGGGCGACGGCGCGAAGATCGACGAGGACGGGTACATCACGATCCTCGGCCGCGTCGACGACGTGATTCCGATCGGCGACGCCACGATCGGGACGATGGAGATCGAGTCGGCGGTCGTCGGCGTCGGGGGCGTCGCCGAGGCGGCCGTCACGAGCGCGGGCGGGGACCTCATCGTCTACGTCAGCACCGAACAGGGGCACACGGGCGACGCAGCCCTCCGGAACACCGTCGTGGCGGCGATCGAGCGGGAGATCGGCGACGTAGCGCTTCCCGATCACGTCGTGTTCACTCCCGAACTCCCGAAGACCCGCTCGGGGAAGATCATGCGACGCCTGCTGGAGGATATCGCGACCGGCGAGGAGCTCGGCGATATCAGCGCCCTCCGGAACCCCGAGATCGTCGGGGAACTCCGGGCGCGGCTGTCGGGGGACTCCCAGTCGTACCTCGAGTCGGAGCACTGA
- a CDS encoding cobyric acid synthase: MSARTILVAGTASHVGKSTVAAGLCRSLADRGVSVAPFKAQNMSNNARAVARATGEGFGEIGVSQYVQASAARIPATTDHNPVLLKPRGDGESQLVLDGEAIEHFAAGAYYGKHWERARATAEAAHERLAATHDVVIAEGAGSIAEINLHERDLANLETARFADADVLLVADIERGGVFASILGTLELLPDDVRDRVEGVVVTKFRGDRSILDPGIDRIEELTGVDVLGVLPYDDPGLPEEDSVSLPAPDSPGTIGGDGTGPDQSVTVAVPRFPRASNVTDIEPLARVPGVRVRFVPLDSPLDADAVVLTGTKNTVDDAIAAAEGGLYKELRAFEGPIVGLCGGYQLLGVRLSNASIEGTGDAEAVAGAGLLPVETRFSREKTVEPVERRLRGCGPLADASGTVSGYEIHMGDSDPLPDADVERPFDGGGAADGDVFGTYLHGLFENRLAREAFVDRVYAAAGRDRPEAEGDRESPYDRAAGLVERIDLDPFEL; this comes from the coding sequence ATGTCGGCCCGAACGATCCTCGTCGCCGGGACCGCGAGCCACGTCGGCAAGTCGACCGTCGCCGCCGGGCTCTGTCGATCCCTCGCCGACCGGGGCGTCTCCGTCGCGCCGTTCAAGGCACAGAACATGTCCAACAACGCCCGTGCGGTGGCGCGGGCGACCGGCGAAGGGTTCGGCGAAATCGGCGTCTCCCAGTACGTCCAGGCCAGCGCGGCCCGGATCCCGGCGACGACCGACCACAACCCGGTCCTCTTGAAGCCTCGCGGCGACGGCGAGTCCCAGCTCGTCCTCGACGGCGAGGCGATCGAGCACTTCGCCGCGGGGGCGTACTACGGGAAACACTGGGAGCGGGCAAGAGCGACCGCCGAGGCCGCCCACGAGCGGCTGGCGGCGACCCACGACGTCGTGATCGCGGAGGGGGCCGGGTCGATCGCCGAAATCAACCTCCACGAGCGCGACCTCGCGAACCTCGAAACGGCGCGCTTTGCCGACGCCGACGTGTTGCTCGTCGCCGACATCGAGCGCGGCGGCGTCTTCGCGTCGATCCTCGGGACGCTCGAGTTGCTCCCCGACGACGTCCGCGACCGGGTCGAAGGCGTCGTCGTCACGAAGTTCCGCGGGGACCGCTCGATCCTCGACCCCGGCATCGACCGCATCGAGGAGCTGACGGGCGTGGACGTGCTCGGCGTGCTCCCCTACGACGACCCGGGACTACCGGAGGAGGACAGCGTCTCCCTGCCAGCACCGGATTCTCCGGGGACGATCGGCGGCGACGGCACCGGTCCCGACCAGTCCGTGACGGTCGCGGTCCCCCGGTTCCCGCGGGCGTCGAACGTCACCGACATCGAACCACTCGCGCGGGTACCCGGCGTCCGGGTCCGGTTCGTGCCGCTCGACTCGCCGCTCGACGCCGACGCGGTCGTCCTCACGGGGACGAAGAACACCGTCGACGATGCGATCGCCGCCGCCGAGGGCGGCCTTTATAAAGAGCTTCGGGCGTTCGAGGGGCCGATCGTCGGGCTCTGTGGCGGCTATCAGCTCCTCGGCGTGCGGCTCTCGAACGCCTCGATCGAGGGGACTGGCGACGCGGAGGCGGTCGCGGGCGCGGGGCTGCTCCCGGTGGAAACGCGGTTCAGCCGCGAGAAGACCGTCGAACCCGTCGAGCGACGGCTCCGGGGGTGTGGTCCTCTGGCCGACGCGTCGGGGACCGTCTCGGGCTACGAGATCCACATGGGCGACAGCGATCCCCTCCCGGACGCCGACGTCGAGCGACCGTTCGACGGCGGCGGCGCGGCCGACGGCGACGTCTTCGGTACCTACCTCCACGGCCTCTTCGAGAACCGCCTCGCCCGCGAGGCGTTCGTCGACCGCGTCTACGCGGCGGCGGGGCGCGACCGACCGGAAGCCGAGGGCGACCGGGAGTCGCCGTACGACCGCGCCGCCGGGCTGGTCGAGCGGATCGACCTCGATCCGTTCGAGCTGTAG
- a CDS encoding class I SAM-dependent methyltransferase, with product MRRFDAEYLRETRRGMWADSREALADLSIDDCERVVDVGCGEGALTRVLREECPGEVVGCDRDARLLAELEGPTVRGDAYRLPFADGSVDLVACQALLINLPDPGRAVREFARVAADRVACIEPDNAAVGVESTVEAEPALARRARERYLEGVDTDVALGADAADVFRAAGLSNVRTRRYEQALVVEPPYTDSEVEAIGRKASGAGLRERRGSMAGTEEALDSLRAEWREMGRTAVAQLARGAYRREETVPFYIVVGES from the coding sequence ATGCGGCGATTCGATGCCGAATACCTGCGGGAGACGCGCCGCGGAATGTGGGCCGACAGCCGCGAGGCCCTCGCGGACCTCTCTATCGACGACTGCGAGCGCGTCGTAGACGTCGGGTGCGGGGAGGGGGCGCTGACCCGGGTGCTCCGCGAGGAGTGCCCCGGCGAGGTCGTCGGCTGCGACCGCGACGCCCGGCTGCTGGCCGAACTCGAGGGGCCGACGGTCCGGGGGGACGCCTACCGGCTCCCGTTCGCCGACGGGAGCGTCGACCTGGTCGCCTGTCAGGCCCTGTTGATAAACCTCCCCGACCCGGGGCGGGCGGTCCGGGAGTTCGCCCGCGTGGCGGCCGACCGCGTCGCCTGTATCGAACCCGACAACGCGGCGGTCGGCGTCGAATCGACCGTCGAGGCCGAACCGGCTCTCGCCCGACGGGCGCGCGAGCGATACCTCGAAGGCGTCGACACAGACGTCGCGCTCGGGGCCGACGCTGCCGACGTATTCCGGGCCGCCGGTCTCTCAAACGTACGGACGCGGCGCTACGAGCAGGCGCTCGTCGTCGAGCCGCCGTACACCGACTCGGAGGTCGAGGCGATCGGCCGGAAGGCGAGCGGGGCGGGGCTGCGCGAGCGCCGGGGATCGATGGCCGGTACCGAGGAAGCGCTCGACTCGCTCCGCGCCGAGTGGCGCGAGATGGGCCGAACCGCGGTCGCTCAACTCGCCCGGGGCGCGTACCGCCGCGAGGAGACCGTCCCTTTTTATATCGTCGTCGGCGAGTCGTGA
- a CDS encoding DUF1922 domain-containing protein: MDCTISCECGRSIEATETDRHVSCPDCGIVYAVTITRIAQPAADRRPDI; this comes from the coding sequence ATGGACTGTACGATCTCCTGTGAGTGCGGCCGGTCGATCGAGGCCACCGAAACGGACCGTCATGTCTCCTGTCCGGACTGCGGAATCGTCTACGCGGTCACGATCACCCGGATCGCACAGCCGGCCGCCGACCGTCGACCGGATATATAA
- a CDS encoding deoxyribonuclease IV, which produces MLRIGAHTSIAGGVHNAVEEQLEYDGNCGQIFTHSPQVWREPNIDDEEAERFRDRSADHGIGPWVIHSSYLVNLCTPKADLREKSIASMQAEVDAAAKLDVPYVNVHLGAHTGAGVEGGLDNAASALEELDVPDGVTVLIESDAGSGTKLGGTFEELAGVLDRCGLGLDVCLDTAHLFAAGYDLSTPEGVEETFAEFDDAVGLDHLECVHLNDSKHGCGTNKDEHAHVGEGLIGEAGMAAFVNHDAVADVPFVLETPTEDGKSFAWNVERVRELRGA; this is translated from the coding sequence ATGCTTCGGATCGGTGCCCACACCTCCATCGCCGGGGGCGTCCACAACGCGGTCGAGGAACAACTCGAGTACGACGGCAACTGCGGGCAGATATTCACCCACTCGCCGCAGGTCTGGCGCGAACCGAACATCGACGACGAGGAGGCCGAGCGGTTCCGCGATCGCTCGGCCGACCACGGCATCGGCCCGTGGGTCATCCACAGCTCCTATCTCGTCAACCTCTGTACGCCGAAGGCCGACCTCCGGGAGAAGTCCATCGCCTCGATGCAGGCGGAGGTCGACGCGGCCGCGAAGCTCGACGTCCCGTACGTCAACGTCCATCTGGGCGCCCACACCGGCGCGGGCGTCGAGGGCGGCCTCGACAACGCCGCCTCGGCGCTCGAGGAACTCGACGTCCCCGACGGCGTGACTGTGCTCATCGAGTCCGACGCCGGCAGCGGGACGAAACTCGGGGGCACCTTCGAGGAACTCGCGGGCGTGCTCGATCGCTGCGGGCTGGGCCTCGACGTCTGTCTCGACACCGCTCACCTCTTCGCTGCGGGCTACGACCTCTCGACGCCCGAGGGCGTCGAGGAGACGTTCGCGGAGTTCGACGACGCCGTCGGCCTCGACCACCTCGAGTGCGTCCATCTCAACGACTCCAAACACGGCTGCGGGACGAACAAGGACGAACACGCCCACGTCGGCGAGGGACTGATCGGCGAGGCCGGGATGGCCGCATTCGTGAACCACGACGCCGTCGCGGACGTCCCGTTCGTCCTGGAGACGCCGACCGAAGACGGCAAGTCCTTCGCCTGGAACGTCGAGCGAGTCCGGGAACTCCGCGGCGCGTAG
- a CDS encoding lipoate--protein ligase family protein yields MDWRLIPEERLGGPLSMAFDEVAAETVAAGGPATVRLYRWTPSTVSLGYGTDAAVVDREYCSSAGIDVTRRQTGGGAIYHDATGDVAYSIVAPKSAFPGDVTDCYRELLEPVLAAVEAAGADVGFADAGAPALWEPLCYLRALDPAHDLVGPDGRKLAGNAQYRTREAVVQHGSLTFESDPEAHLAPFVDPPVGPGAFAERVGGVSEPSGVDPDRSAFVDRLESALAEWAGAEAGAWTDAERERAAELCDRKYAADRWIEDRDAPN; encoded by the coding sequence ATGGACTGGCGGCTCATTCCAGAGGAGCGACTCGGCGGCCCGCTTTCGATGGCGTTCGACGAGGTCGCCGCGGAGACGGTCGCCGCGGGCGGCCCGGCGACGGTTCGGCTCTACCGCTGGACGCCGAGCACCGTCTCGCTCGGCTACGGCACCGACGCCGCGGTCGTCGACCGGGAGTACTGCTCGTCGGCCGGTATCGACGTTACGCGCCGCCAGACGGGCGGTGGCGCGATCTACCACGACGCGACCGGGGACGTCGCCTACTCGATCGTCGCCCCGAAATCGGCGTTTCCCGGCGACGTGACCGACTGCTATCGGGAACTCCTCGAACCGGTGCTCGCCGCCGTCGAGGCGGCCGGGGCCGACGTCGGGTTCGCGGACGCGGGCGCGCCAGCGCTGTGGGAGCCGCTCTGTTATCTCCGGGCGCTCGATCCCGCCCACGACCTCGTCGGTCCCGACGGCCGAAAGCTCGCCGGCAACGCCCAGTATCGGACCCGCGAGGCGGTCGTCCAGCACGGTTCGTTGACCTTCGAGTCCGACCCGGAGGCGCATCTCGCCCCGTTTGTCGACCCGCCCGTCGGTCCCGGCGCGTTCGCCGAGCGCGTGGGCGGGGTCTCGGAGCCCTCGGGCGTCGATCCGGACCGTTCGGCGTTCGTCGACCGCTTGGAATCGGCGCTGGCGGAGTGGGCCGGTGCCGAGGCGGGCGCGTGGACCGACGCCGAGCGCGAGCGCGCCGCCGAGTTGTGCGACCGGAAGTACGCCGCCGACCGGTGGATCGAGGACCGAGACGCCCCGAATTAA
- a CDS encoding TrkH family potassium uptake protein — protein sequence MSRGVNWKASVGLLGVGIKYLAVTMVIPLIVAVAYGEDAWVFLVSMALVAVIGLVVERVDPDPDLGPREALLFVSLAWLAAAAIGTIPYLLAGYGTASTVAHPVNALFESMSGFTTTGATVLGEISTERHSHAILMWRQLTQWLGGMGIIVLMIAILPEIAVNGAQLMESEAPGPELQKLTPRIEETARALWLIYFGFTVVYILILYGLHLLGMAPNMDLFNAIAHGFTTLPTGGFSPEADSIAAFSAAVQWVVIPFMIVAGVNFALFWHVLRGEAEVMLENAEFRTYAGAIAVVTAVLAVMLFRGAAPAIELGGATQGMAENSLRQAAFQIGSLLNSTGFATADFAQWDADAQILLMLTMFIGGSAGSTGGGVKIVRWLVVGKAIRRELFTSAHPDVVQPVRLSGNVVDEDAIRGIMAFTILYVVLFGVSAVFLSLDAARIGVQLTMLESTSASLATIGNIGPGFGRFGPFGSYLFLSDASKLLLIFLMWIGRLEIVPVLAVFVSAIDGQ from the coding sequence ATGTCCCGGGGCGTCAACTGGAAGGCGAGCGTGGGGCTTCTCGGAGTCGGAATCAAATATCTCGCCGTCACGATGGTGATACCACTGATCGTAGCTGTCGCCTACGGGGAAGACGCCTGGGTGTTTCTCGTCTCGATGGCGCTCGTGGCCGTGATCGGGCTCGTCGTGGAACGGGTGGATCCGGATCCGGACCTCGGTCCCCGGGAGGCGTTGTTGTTCGTCTCGCTCGCGTGGCTCGCCGCTGCGGCTATCGGTACCATCCCCTACCTACTCGCCGGTTACGGCACGGCGTCGACAGTTGCTCACCCAGTGAACGCGCTGTTCGAGTCGATGAGCGGGTTCACCACCACGGGAGCGACTGTGCTCGGCGAGATCAGCACGGAGCGCCACTCCCACGCCATACTGATGTGGCGCCAGCTCACGCAGTGGCTCGGCGGGATGGGGATTATCGTGCTCATGATCGCCATCCTGCCCGAAATCGCTGTCAACGGTGCCCAACTGATGGAGTCGGAGGCGCCGGGGCCGGAACTGCAAAAGCTCACGCCGAGAATAGAGGAGACGGCGCGCGCGCTGTGGCTGATCTACTTCGGGTTCACCGTGGTGTACATCCTCATCCTGTACGGGCTCCACCTCCTCGGGATGGCGCCGAACATGGACCTCTTCAACGCGATCGCCCACGGGTTCACGACCCTCCCGACCGGTGGGTTCTCGCCGGAGGCCGACAGCATCGCGGCTTTTTCCGCTGCCGTGCAGTGGGTCGTCATCCCGTTCATGATCGTGGCCGGCGTCAACTTCGCGCTGTTTTGGCACGTACTACGCGGCGAGGCGGAAGTCATGCTCGAGAACGCGGAGTTCCGCACGTACGCCGGTGCCATCGCAGTCGTGACCGCCGTCCTCGCGGTGATGCTGTTCCGCGGCGCGGCGCCGGCCATCGAGTTGGGCGGGGCGACGCAGGGGATGGCCGAGAACTCGCTTCGGCAGGCGGCGTTCCAGATCGGGTCGTTGTTGAACTCGACGGGGTTCGCCACGGCCGACTTCGCACAGTGGGACGCCGACGCACAGATCCTGCTCATGCTCACGATGTTCATTGGCGGCTCGGCCGGCTCGACCGGCGGGGGCGTCAAGATCGTGCGATGGCTCGTCGTCGGGAAGGCGATCCGCCGAGAGCTGTTCACCTCGGCACACCCCGATGTCGTCCAGCCGGTCCGTCTGAGTGGGAACGTCGTCGACGAGGACGCCATCCGCGGGATCATGGCGTTCACCATCCTGTACGTCGTCCTGTTCGGGGTCTCGGCCGTGTTTCTGTCGCTCGACGCCGCACGGATCGGGGTCCAGTTGACGATGCTGGAATCGACGAGCGCATCGCTCGCGACCATCGGGAACATCGGACCGGGGTTCGGTCGGTTCGGTCCGTTCGGGAGCTACCTCTTTTTATCGGACGCCTCGAAGCTGCTGCTGATCTTTTTGATGTGGATCGGGCGACTGGAGATCGTCCCGGTGCTCGCGGTGTTCGTTTCCGCGATCGACGGTCAGTGA
- a CDS encoding ribonuclease H-like domain-containing protein — MRLENTYIGIEGVGRTTERKLWQAGARTWSEFDPSLCGPTTAERVESFIERARPRLDDGDSAFFEQVLPSKERWRLYENFREEACFFDIETTGLDHDRDTVTCVSAHRDGDTETLVRGDDLTRESLADLLEAPLLVTFNGARFDVPFLETAFDLDIDRPHLDLMYPCRRVGLTGGLKTIEPEVGVERDRPDMSGRDAVRLWREHERGVDGSLETLVSYNREDAVNLRTVADQTVERLDRELLPDTGQ, encoded by the coding sequence GTGCGTCTCGAAAACACCTACATCGGAATCGAGGGGGTCGGCCGGACCACTGAGCGAAAGCTGTGGCAGGCAGGTGCGCGGACCTGGTCGGAGTTCGACCCGTCGCTGTGCGGCCCGACGACCGCAGAGCGGGTCGAATCGTTCATCGAGCGAGCCCGTCCGCGCCTCGACGACGGTGACTCGGCGTTCTTCGAGCAAGTCCTTCCCTCGAAGGAGCGCTGGCGGCTCTACGAGAACTTCCGCGAAGAGGCGTGTTTTTTCGACATCGAGACGACGGGGCTCGACCACGACCGCGATACTGTGACCTGTGTCAGTGCACACCGAGACGGCGACACGGAGACGCTCGTCCGTGGCGACGACCTGACGCGTGAATCCCTCGCGGACTTGCTTGAGGCGCCGTTACTCGTCACGTTCAACGGGGCGCGCTTCGACGTCCCGTTCCTCGAGACCGCCTTCGATCTCGACATCGACCGGCCACACCTCGATTTGATGTACCCCTGCAGACGCGTCGGCCTGACCGGCGGGCTGAAAACGATCGAACCCGAGGTCGGCGTCGAACGCGACCGGCCGGATATGTCGGGACGGGACGCCGTCCGGCTGTGGCGCGAACACGAACGCGGCGTCGACGGCTCCCTGGAGACGCTCGTCTCGTACAACCGCGAAGACGCCGTGAACCTGCGGACAGTCGCGGACCAAACCGTCGAGCGACTCGACCGGGAGTTGTTACCCGATACCGGCCAGTAA
- a CDS encoding DJ-1/PfpI family protein: MRVDVLLFEGFDELDAIAPYEVFRLAARRDGVDARLVTVTPADRVEARSGLRVEPDGTVSDSPEALVVPGGGWNDPDGPGVRREYDRGDLPEVIADAFAAGATVASVCTGAMLLAAAGLLEGRPATTHHTALADLRDTGCVAREARFVDDGRVLTAGGITSGIDLALHLVERECGPDVAASVARELEYERDV, from the coding sequence ATGCGCGTGGATGTCCTCCTTTTCGAGGGGTTCGACGAACTCGACGCGATCGCTCCCTACGAGGTTTTCCGACTCGCCGCCCGGCGCGACGGGGTCGACGCCCGATTGGTAACGGTGACGCCGGCCGATCGGGTCGAGGCCAGAAGCGGCCTCCGCGTCGAACCCGACGGCACGGTCTCCGATTCGCCCGAAGCACTCGTGGTCCCCGGCGGCGGTTGGAACGACCCCGATGGGCCGGGCGTCAGACGCGAGTACGACCGCGGTGACCTTCCCGAGGTCATCGCCGACGCCTTCGCCGCCGGCGCGACGGTCGCCTCGGTCTGCACCGGCGCGATGTTGCTGGCCGCCGCGGGGCTACTCGAAGGCCGGCCCGCGACGACCCACCACACCGCCTTGGCGGACCTCCGCGATACGGGCTGTGTGGCCCGGGAGGCCCGCTTCGTCGACGACGGGCGGGTGCTGACTGCCGGCGGGATCACGTCGGGCATCGACCTCGCGTTGCACCTGGTCGAGCGGGAGTGTGGCCCGGACGTCGCGGCGTCGGTCGCCCGAGAGCTGGAGTACGAACGGGACGTTTAG
- a CDS encoding NifU family protein, translating into MNSEVKSEDDLREEIGTFLQKNFPQIEMHGGSAAIQNLDRESGEVSIQLGGACSGCGISPMTIQAIKKRMVNEIAEIETVHANTGGGGGSGHGGKSPSFPGETTDSGESGGDDDGTPTAPF; encoded by the coding sequence ATGAATTCCGAAGTCAAAAGTGAGGACGACCTGCGCGAGGAAATCGGGACTTTCCTACAGAAAAACTTCCCACAAATCGAAATGCACGGGGGATCGGCAGCGATCCAGAACCTTGACCGCGAGAGTGGCGAAGTGTCGATCCAGCTCGGGGGTGCGTGCAGCGGGTGCGGTATATCGCCGATGACGATCCAGGCTATCAAGAAACGGATGGTGAATGAGATTGCCGAAATAGAGACCGTTCACGCTAATACCGGCGGTGGTGGTGGGAGTGGGCACGGCGGCAAGAGCCCTTCATTCCCTGGAGAAACAACCGACAGCGGAGAAAGCGGCGGAGACGACGATGGAACCCCGACCGCACCCTTCTAA
- a CDS encoding DUF5783 family protein — protein sequence MTEFDREKFEEKYVHYFEELETAYSNAYQQLHGQANSEVLRAIDRQVLNESEPVYEGDGQFRVTLPDDIEERRQTLPGDEETFDAVLTEFVDRIENELRQIFGFEE from the coding sequence ATGACCGAATTCGATCGGGAGAAATTCGAAGAGAAATACGTGCACTATTTCGAGGAACTGGAGACGGCATACTCGAACGCGTATCAGCAACTCCACGGACAGGCTAACTCAGAGGTTCTCCGCGCTATCGACCGGCAGGTGCTCAACGAGAGTGAGCCGGTCTACGAGGGCGATGGACAATTTCGCGTCACTTTGCCCGACGATATCGAAGAACGGAGACAGACCTTGCCAGGCGACGAGGAGACCTTTGACGCCGTTCTCACGGAGTTCGTCGATCGGATTGAAAATGAATTGCGCCAAATTTTCGGATTTGAAGAGTAA
- a CDS encoding DUF7563 family protein, with the protein MPECSTCGEHVSDRFIRVFGDESGVVYACPACSANAGIGEATRERSDQI; encoded by the coding sequence ATGCCAGAATGCAGCACCTGCGGAGAGCACGTTTCGGATCGGTTCATACGAGTGTTTGGCGATGAGTCAGGCGTAGTGTACGCGTGTCCTGCTTGTTCAGCGAATGCTGGCATCGGAGAAGCCACACGCGAGCGTAGCGACCAGATATAA
- a CDS encoding 2-oxoacid:ferredoxin oxidoreductase subunit beta produces the protein MSADVRFTHFKSDKQPTWCPGCGDFGTMNGMMKALANTGNDPDNTFVVAGIGCSGKIGTYMHSYALHGVHGRALSVGIGTKLANPNLEVMVAGGDGDGYSIGAGHFIHAVRRNVDMSYIVMDNRIYGLTKGQASPTSREDFETSTTPDGPKQPPVNPLALALAAGGTFIAQSFSSDAQRHTEIVQQAVEHDGFGFVNVYSPCVTFNDVDTYDYFRDSIVDLQENNHDPTDYDDAKDAILDADKEYQGIIYRDENSTPWEQREGLTENMADIPDGAPDDAMDLVREFY, from the coding sequence ATGAGTGCAGACGTCAGATTCACCCACTTCAAATCCGACAAGCAGCCCACCTGGTGTCCCGGCTGCGGTGATTTCGGGACGATGAACGGGATGATGAAAGCGCTCGCAAACACCGGCAATGACCCGGACAACACGTTCGTCGTCGCCGGTATCGGCTGTTCGGGAAAGATTGGCACCTACATGCACAGCTACGCGCTCCACGGTGTCCACGGCCGCGCGCTCTCCGTCGGTATCGGCACGAAGTTGGCCAACCCGAACTTGGAGGTCATGGTCGCCGGTGGTGACGGTGACGGGTACTCCATCGGTGCGGGCCACTTCATCCACGCCGTCCGCCGCAACGTCGATATGAGCTACATCGTGATGGACAACCGCATCTACGGGCTGACGAAGGGCCAAGCCTCGCCGACGTCGCGTGAGGACTTCGAGACGTCGACGACGCCAGATGGTCCGAAACAGCCGCCGGTCAACCCACTCGCGCTCGCGCTGGCTGCCGGCGGGACGTTCATTGCCCAGTCGTTCTCGTCGGACGCACAGCGCCACACCGAGATCGTCCAGCAGGCGGTGGAACACGACGGCTTCGGCTTCGTCAACGTCTATTCACCGTGTGTGACGTTCAACGACGTGGACACCTACGACTACTTCAGAGACTCCATCGTCGACCTACAAGAAAACAACCACGACCCGACCGACTACGACGACGCAAAAGACGCCATCCTCGACGCCGACAAGGAGTACCAAGGCATCATTTACCGAGACGAGAACTCCACCCCCTGGGAACAGCGAGAAGGACTCACCGAGAACATGGCCGACATCCCCGACGGCGCCCCGGACGACGCGATGGACCTTGTCCGGGAGTTCTACTGA